One segment of Ipomoea triloba cultivar NCNSP0323 chromosome 12, ASM357664v1 DNA contains the following:
- the LOC115999381 gene encoding uncharacterized protein LOC115999381, giving the protein MMLTQFAIEYTPRPAIKGQAVADFVVECSARDSTTPATPDDAPVEWEIATDGSSCKQGAGAGIVLTSPEGFKVYYALSLAFSPTNNEAEYEAFIAGLRRARSLGARHVRIRTDSALVVGQVTGAFETKGERLARYRDYALSVMGSFDACRAEHIPRAENADADMLSRLSHEAPEYISKVARVEELQTACVDALPVIPVNTETDDWITDLRSYLETGTLPENEQRARKVKLRAPRFQIVDNRLYRRSYGGPLMRCLTRFEAKLVMAELHSGLCSAHQGGRALARRIMLIGYYWPSIQLDCEALAKSCEPCQLYARVPGRPATFYHPVSSAIPFAKWGVDILGPFPQLTGRRRFIIVAVDYFSKWFSW; this is encoded by the exons ATGATGTTGACCCAGTTCGCAATTGAATACACGCCGAGACCGGCCATCAAAGGACAAGCCGTAGCAGATTTCGTCGTAGAATGTTCAGCACGTGACAGCACCACCCCGGCGACCCCCGACGATGCCCCGGTGGAATGGGAAATTGCAACAGATGGGTCAAGCTGCAAGCAGGGCGCCGGCGCTGGTATAGTTCTTACCAGCCCGGAGGGCTTCAAAGTTTACTACGCCCTGTCGCTTGCTTTCTCACCGACCAACAATGAAGCGGAGTACGAGGCCTTCATAGCTGGCCTGCGACGCGCCCGTTCTCTGGGGGCTCGGCATGTGAGGATCCGGACTGACTCAGCCCTAGTCGTCGGACAGGTCACCGGCGCTTTCGAAACAAAAGGGGAACGGTTAGCCCGGTACCGCGACTATGCTTTATCCGTTATGGGATCGTTTGACGCTTGTAGAGCCGAGCACATTCCACGGGCCGAGAATGCGGATGCGGACATGTTATCCCGACTATCGCACGAGGCTCCGGAATATATATCGAAGGTCGCCCGGGTGGAAGAGCTGCAGACTGCTTGCGTGGATGCGCTTCCCGTGATACCGGTCAATACAGAAACGGATGATTGGATCACCGACCTCCGTTCATATTTAGAGACCGGGACCTTACCAGAGAATGAGCAGAGAGCCAGGAAAGTAAAGCTGCGAGCTCCTCGTTTCCAGATAGTCGACAATCGCCTTTACCGGCGGTCTTATGGAGGGCCGCTGATGAGATGTCTAACCCGCTTTGAGGCCAAACTAGTGATGGCCGAGCTGCATTCCGGACTTTGCTCTGCCCATCAGGGGGGCCGGGCCTTGGCAAGAAGAATAATGCTGATCGGCTACTATTGGCCATCGATCCAATTAGACTGTGAGGCACTAGCAAAGTCGTGTGAACCCTGTCAACTTTACGCTCGAGTCCCAGGCAGGCCGGCCACCTTTTATCACCCGGTCAGTTCTGCAATACCATTCGCCAAATGGGGAGTAGACATCTTGGGACCTTTCCCGCAGTTGACCGGTCGACGCCGCTTCATAATCGTTGCTGTGGACTACTTTTCGAAATGG TTCAGTTGGTGA